A portion of the Faecalibacterium sp. I3-3-89 genome contains these proteins:
- the fmt gene encoding methionyl-tRNA formyltransferase: MRILFMGTPDIAADCLKALYEAGHDICAVYTRRDKPVGRKQVLTEPPVKEVALAHGTPVFQPRTLRDGGEDENIRALAPELIVVVAYGCILPKSVLEAPKYGCINLHVSLLPKYRGSAPVQWAVLNGDAETGVSIMQMDEGLDTGDVLACEKIAIDPEETSGELFDRVTAVGARVLCETVPAIAAGTLKAVPQAHENASAAPMLSKEMAEFHLTESAVHIHNWVRGMNPWPGAWFVTSGGKKLKVTECRVADSHGEAPGTVLATKPLTVACGEGAIQLLHVVPEGKKPMDGTSFAAGLRLKAGDTL, from the coding sequence ATGCGCATTCTGTTCATGGGCACGCCCGACATCGCGGCGGACTGCCTGAAGGCCCTGTATGAGGCGGGCCACGACATCTGCGCGGTCTACACCCGGCGCGACAAGCCCGTGGGCCGCAAGCAGGTGCTCACCGAGCCCCCGGTGAAGGAGGTGGCGCTGGCCCACGGCACCCCCGTCTTTCAGCCCCGCACCCTGCGGGACGGCGGCGAGGACGAGAACATCCGCGCACTGGCTCCGGAGCTCATCGTGGTGGTGGCCTATGGCTGCATCCTGCCCAAGTCGGTGCTGGAAGCCCCGAAATATGGCTGCATCAACCTCCACGTCTCTCTGCTGCCCAAGTACCGCGGCAGCGCCCCGGTGCAGTGGGCCGTGCTGAATGGCGACGCCGAGACGGGCGTCTCCATCATGCAGATGGACGAGGGCCTCGACACCGGCGATGTGCTGGCCTGCGAGAAGATCGCCATCGACCCCGAGGAGACCAGCGGAGAGCTGTTCGACCGGGTGACGGCTGTGGGTGCCCGCGTCCTCTGTGAGACGGTGCCCGCCATTGCGGCGGGTACGCTGAAGGCTGTGCCGCAGGCCCACGAGAACGCCTCTGCGGCCCCCATGCTGAGCAAGGAGATGGCCGAGTTCCACCTGACCGAGAGCGCCGTCCACATCCACAACTGGGTGCGGGGGATGAATCCGTGGCCCGGCGCATGGTTCGTCACCTCCGGCGGCAAAAAGCTCAAGGTGACGGAGTGCCGCGTGGCAGACAGCCACGGGGAGGCCCCCGGCACGGTGCTGGCGACCAAGCCCCTGACCGTGGCCTGCGGTGAGGGTGCCATCCAGCTGCTCCATGTCGTGCCGGAGGGCAAGAAGCCCATGGACGGCACTTCCTTCGCGGCTGGTCTCCGCCTCAAGGCGGGGGATACCCTGTGA
- the rlmN gene encoding 23S rRNA (adenine(2503)-C(2))-methyltransferase RlmN — MDTKRCISSLTLEQLTAELKAMGQPGFRAKQIFHWVHQKLVTDFSAMTDQPKTLLAKLEEAFYIAAPIIERRQEAKDGTVKYLLRMADGNCIETVVMRYHYGNTVCVSTQVGCRMGCRFCASTQAGRVRNLEAGEICSEIYTAQKDIGERISHIVLMGIGEPLDNFDEVMRFLENISSPEGVNIGMRNISLSTCGLVPKIDQLAEKKLQLTLSVSLHAPNNDIRSGMMPVNDAYPVEVLMQAVRRYQDTTGRRVSFEYSMVRGVNDSDACAKQLADLIRGMGAHVNLIPINPVDGSPYSATDAANVRRFQQKLESLGVNATVRRRLGSEISAACGQLRRDEMNGKA, encoded by the coding sequence ATGGATACAAAACGCTGTATATCCTCCCTGACGCTGGAACAGCTGACGGCGGAGCTGAAAGCGATGGGCCAGCCCGGCTTCCGGGCCAAGCAGATCTTTCACTGGGTGCACCAGAAGCTCGTGACCGACTTTTCGGCCATGACCGACCAGCCCAAGACCCTGCTGGCAAAGCTGGAAGAGGCCTTTTACATCGCCGCGCCCATCATCGAGCGGCGGCAGGAGGCCAAGGACGGCACGGTGAAATACCTGCTGCGGATGGCCGACGGCAACTGCATCGAGACGGTCGTGATGCGCTACCACTACGGCAACACGGTCTGCGTGTCCACGCAGGTGGGCTGCCGGATGGGCTGCCGCTTCTGCGCGTCCACGCAGGCGGGCCGCGTCCGCAACCTCGAGGCGGGCGAGATCTGTTCCGAGATCTATACCGCCCAGAAGGACATCGGAGAGCGCATCTCTCACATCGTGCTGATGGGCATTGGCGAGCCGCTGGACAATTTTGACGAAGTGATGCGCTTTCTTGAGAACATCTCTTCCCCCGAGGGCGTCAACATCGGGATGCGGAACATCAGCCTCTCCACCTGCGGCCTCGTGCCGAAGATCGACCAGCTGGCGGAGAAGAAATTGCAGCTGACCCTCTCCGTCTCCCTCCACGCCCCCAACAACGACATCCGCAGCGGCATGATGCCCGTCAACGATGCCTACCCGGTGGAGGTGCTGATGCAGGCGGTGCGCCGCTATCAGGACACCACGGGCCGGCGGGTGAGCTTCGAATACTCGATGGTACGGGGGGTCAACGACTCGGACGCCTGCGCCAAGCAGCTGGCCGACCTCATCCGGGGCATGGGCGCCCACGTCAACCTCATCCCCATCAACCCGGTGGACGGCAGCCCCTACTCGGCCACCGACGCGGCCAACGTCCGGCGCTTCCAGCAGAAGCTGGAGAGCCTCGGCGTCAACGCCACCGTCCGCCGCCGTCTGGGCAGCGAGATCAGCGCCGCGTGCGGCCAGCTCCGCCGCGACGAGATGAACGGCAAAGCCTAA
- a CDS encoding YicC/YloC family endoribonuclease, translating into MILSMTGFGRGTAVCNGREIAVELRSVNSRYFEYSSRIPRSCNYMDSRLKKQLNERVSRGKVELSMTVQNVEAADAVVTVNMELARSYQQALRSISEELRIKNDITTSGLARFPDVLATRHADVDEEQLWADVSAVTAQALDNFIAMRAAEGAKMKADVESRLSFLEECVGKVETLSAGRVEAYTNRLYEKLKTILEDRNIDDARVLTEAAIFGDKTAVDEETVRLRSHIAQYRSILELDEPVGRKLDFLTQELNRETNTIGSKCQDLDITRIVVDMKAEIEKIREQIQNLE; encoded by the coding sequence ATGATCCTGAGCATGACCGGTTTTGGCCGGGGGACTGCTGTGTGCAATGGCCGCGAGATCGCGGTCGAGCTGCGCAGCGTCAACTCCCGGTATTTCGAGTATTCTTCCCGCATTCCCCGCAGCTGCAACTACATGGACAGCCGCCTGAAAAAGCAGCTCAACGAGCGGGTCTCCCGCGGCAAGGTCGAGCTGAGCATGACCGTCCAGAACGTGGAGGCTGCCGACGCCGTCGTCACCGTGAACATGGAGCTGGCCCGCAGCTATCAGCAGGCCCTGCGCAGTATTTCGGAAGAGCTGCGCATCAAAAACGACATCACGACCTCGGGCTTGGCCCGCTTCCCTGACGTGCTGGCCACCCGCCACGCCGACGTGGACGAGGAGCAGCTCTGGGCGGATGTCTCCGCCGTGACGGCGCAGGCACTAGACAATTTCATCGCCATGCGTGCCGCCGAGGGCGCAAAGATGAAGGCCGATGTGGAGAGCCGCCTTAGCTTCCTCGAGGAGTGCGTGGGGAAGGTGGAGACCCTGAGCGCAGGCCGGGTGGAGGCCTACACCAACCGCCTTTACGAGAAGCTCAAGACCATTCTGGAGGACCGGAACATCGACGACGCCCGCGTCCTGACCGAGGCCGCCATCTTTGGCGACAAGACCGCCGTGGACGAGGAGACCGTCCGGCTGCGCAGCCACATCGCCCAGTACCGCTCCATTCTGGAGCTGGACGAGCCGGTGGGCCGGAAGCTGGACTTCCTGACGCAGGAGCTGAACCGTGAGACCAACACCATCGGCTCCAAGTGTCAGGATCTCGACATCACCCGCATCGTGGTGGATATGAAGGCGGAGATCGAAAAGATCCGCGAACAGATCCAGAATCTGGAGTAA
- the gmk gene encoding guanylate kinase translates to MENEKYLFVVSGAAGTGKDSVVKALRTAHPEIEKTVSATTRAPRPGEQEGVDYYYRSVEQFRQLIDTDQVVEHNFYNGNYYGTLREEVDKRLEAGKLVVLVIDVHGAANIRRMFPGATTIFLLPPSVEELERRLRGRGTETEASILERLDTAKKELAEQDKFTLTLVNDEVDACAEKLYGIIRERAGLDK, encoded by the coding sequence ATGGAAAACGAAAAGTACCTGTTTGTCGTCTCCGGTGCCGCCGGCACGGGCAAGGACAGTGTGGTCAAAGCCCTGCGCACGGCCCACCCCGAGATCGAAAAGACCGTTTCCGCCACCACCCGTGCACCCCGCCCCGGGGAGCAGGAGGGCGTGGACTACTACTACCGCAGCGTAGAGCAGTTCCGGCAGCTCATCGACACCGATCAGGTGGTGGAGCACAACTTCTACAACGGCAACTACTACGGCACCCTCCGCGAAGAGGTGGATAAGCGCCTCGAGGCGGGCAAGCTGGTGGTGCTGGTCATCGACGTCCACGGCGCGGCCAACATCCGCCGGATGTTCCCGGGCGCGACCACCATCTTCCTGCTGCCGCCGTCTGTGGAGGAGCTGGAGCGCCGTCTGCGGGGCCGCGGCACCGAGACGGAGGCAAGCATCCTCGAGCGCCTCGACACGGCGAAAAAAGAGCTGGCAGAGCAGGATAAGTTCACCCTCACCCTCGTGAACGACGAGGTGGATGCCTGCGCCGAGAAGCTCTACGGCATCATCCGGGAGCGGGCAGGCCTCGACAAATAA
- the rsmB gene encoding 16S rRNA (cytosine(967)-C(5))-methyltransferase RsmB, producing MSGPNPRAAAVAALVRQEQDGFSNLILDAELRRQKLEGRDKAFASAIFYTVLEHRGTLDYILGQFLPKGLAKLDPQVREILRAALAQARYMQVPASAAVNEAVKLTRTFKKASASGLVNAVLRRAIAYDLDTAVFADAVERLMVLGSAGRDVAAFLHASYPDEALDILTHTADGGLTSLRANPLKGTPEALCEKLLASGAKTAAPGLVPGSVLARFEGSPAESGLFREGYFHVEGQASQLAALCVEAKPGDTVLDLCAAPGGKSLLLIEEMEDEGRLVSCDVSENRVQLIRKAVERMGFAHVEPRVSDGTKPDADLPMADRILVDAPCSGLGILAKKPDIRYKTLEKARHDELLATQSAILDTAAAHLKPGGRLVYSTCTIDPSENEEQVRAFVGRHPEFRVVTPEVAFPSGMTVGDWGALSVPTRTGMDGFFLCAMQKVP from the coding sequence GTGAGCGGCCCGAACCCCCGCGCGGCGGCGGTGGCGGCGCTGGTGCGGCAGGAGCAGGACGGCTTTTCCAACCTCATCCTCGACGCAGAGCTGCGCCGCCAGAAGCTGGAGGGCCGGGATAAGGCCTTCGCCAGCGCGATCTTCTACACCGTCCTCGAGCACCGGGGGACGCTGGACTATATCCTCGGGCAGTTCCTGCCCAAGGGTCTGGCCAAGCTCGACCCGCAGGTGCGGGAGATTCTCCGCGCCGCGCTGGCACAGGCGCGGTATATGCAGGTGCCCGCTTCGGCGGCGGTCAATGAGGCGGTCAAGCTGACCCGCACCTTCAAGAAGGCCAGCGCCTCCGGCCTCGTGAACGCCGTGCTGCGCCGTGCCATCGCCTACGACCTCGACACCGCCGTCTTTGCCGACGCGGTGGAGCGGCTGATGGTGCTGGGGTCGGCGGGCCGGGATGTGGCCGCCTTCCTCCACGCCAGCTACCCCGACGAGGCGCTGGACATCCTGACCCACACCGCAGACGGCGGCCTGACCAGCCTGCGGGCCAACCCCCTGAAAGGGACGCCGGAGGCCCTCTGCGAAAAACTGCTGGCATCGGGGGCGAAGACCGCCGCGCCGGGCCTCGTGCCGGGCAGCGTTCTGGCCCGCTTCGAGGGCAGCCCGGCAGAGAGCGGGCTGTTCCGGGAGGGATACTTCCACGTCGAGGGGCAGGCCAGCCAGCTTGCCGCCCTCTGCGTGGAGGCAAAGCCCGGCGACACCGTCCTCGACCTCTGCGCCGCCCCCGGCGGCAAGAGCCTGCTCCTCATCGAGGAGATGGAGGACGAGGGGCGGCTGGTGAGCTGCGACGTCAGCGAGAACCGCGTCCAGCTCATCCGGAAGGCCGTGGAGCGGATGGGCTTTGCCCATGTGGAGCCGCGGGTCTCGGACGGCACCAAGCCGGACGCAGACCTGCCCATGGCCGACCGCATCCTTGTGGACGCCCCGTGCAGCGGCCTCGGCATCCTTGCCAAGAAGCCGGACATCCGGTACAAGACCCTCGAAAAAGCGCGTCACGATGAATTATTGGCCACCCAGTCGGCCATTCTGGATACAGCCGCCGCCCATCTCAAGCCCGGCGGGCGGCTGGTCTACTCGACCTGCACCATCGACCCCTCCGAGAACGAGGAGCAGGTGAGGGCCTTTGTGGGCCGTCACCCGGAGTTCCGGGTGGTGACGCCGGAGGTGGCCTTCCCCTCCGGGATGACGGTGGGGGACTGGGGCGCGCTCTCGGTGCCCACCCGCACCGGCATGGACGGCTTTTTCCTCTGCGCGATGCAGAAAGTTCCCTGA
- the priA gene encoding replication restart helicase PriA produces the protein MPKTVGVAVSNATFHFDKLYTYAVMPDQQEAVRLGSMVLVPFGRGSKARMGVVLACDEEPEHAKLKYLFDVAPASACLTPELLRLVHFLKERTFCTYYEAVKAVIPYGAQYKPALAADGVTPVLQKQLTRHTENCYKLVGTLQQKPKPTAKQLAAVALLGGGERTQNEMEAHGISRAVLDNLCAKGVVECSKVNKSIDLYSSIPLKNEPIRLTAEQQAAFDALLPGLEDAAPHSALLYGVTGSGKTLVFLKLIERCLALGRRALVLVPEISLTPQMILRLKGQFGRRVAVQHSALNHTERLLQWQMIQDGGADIVVGTRSAIFAPLENIGLIIIDEEQEHTYRSESSPRYAAHEVARQRAAENGALLLLASATPSTESFYAARQGRTQLVRLTQRYGGNPLPSVKIVDMRAELAAGNPREISLAMEDAIRRNLDAGKQTILLLNRRGYQTMAQCDDCREVLKCPKCSVPMVYHKAGHKLLCHYCGTQLDPPPKTCPACGGKLLYRGFGTQKAEEELAELFPEARVLRMDQDSTAAKDAHEKLLAKFARHEYDIMVGTQMVAKGLDFEDVTLVGVLGIDSLLFAQGFRAYETVFSLITQVVGRSGRAKDPGFAIIQTTDPDNPVLNLAAAQDYDAFFEQEIAYRRLGLYPPFCGLCVVGFSGPKEIEVARAAARFAALLGRQAAQQPDLPLRVLGPTPGNIEKINENYRYKLTIKCRADRRFRDLVRQTLGLYEQEKLPAKATVAVDMHSDGDI, from the coding sequence ATGCCAAAAACGGTAGGCGTTGCCGTGAGCAACGCGACCTTTCACTTCGACAAACTCTACACTTACGCCGTCATGCCCGACCAGCAGGAGGCCGTCCGCCTCGGCAGCATGGTCCTCGTCCCCTTCGGGCGGGGCAGCAAGGCCCGGATGGGGGTCGTGCTGGCCTGCGACGAGGAGCCGGAGCACGCAAAGCTCAAATACCTCTTCGACGTGGCCCCTGCCTCGGCCTGTCTGACGCCGGAGCTGCTGCGGCTGGTGCATTTTTTGAAAGAGCGCACCTTCTGCACCTACTACGAGGCCGTCAAGGCCGTCATCCCCTACGGCGCACAGTACAAGCCCGCCCTTGCGGCGGACGGCGTGACGCCGGTGCTCCAGAAGCAGCTGACCCGCCACACCGAGAACTGCTATAAGCTGGTGGGGACCTTGCAGCAAAAACCCAAGCCCACGGCCAAGCAGCTGGCGGCGGTGGCTCTGCTGGGCGGGGGAGAGCGCACCCAGAACGAGATGGAGGCCCACGGCATCAGCCGGGCAGTGCTCGACAACCTCTGCGCCAAGGGCGTCGTCGAATGCAGCAAGGTGAACAAATCCATCGACCTGTATTCGTCTATCCCGCTGAAAAACGAACCCATCCGCCTGACGGCAGAGCAGCAGGCAGCCTTCGACGCCCTGCTGCCCGGCCTTGAGGATGCCGCGCCCCACTCGGCGCTGCTCTACGGTGTCACCGGCAGCGGCAAGACGCTGGTCTTTCTGAAGCTCATCGAGCGGTGTCTGGCGCTGGGGCGGCGCGCCCTCGTGCTGGTGCCGGAGATCAGCCTGACGCCCCAGATGATCCTCCGGCTGAAGGGCCAGTTCGGGCGGCGGGTGGCTGTCCAGCACTCGGCGCTGAACCACACCGAGCGGCTGCTGCAATGGCAGATGATACAGGACGGCGGTGCAGACATCGTGGTGGGGACCCGCAGCGCCATCTTCGCGCCGCTGGAAAACATCGGTCTCATCATCATCGACGAGGAGCAGGAGCACACCTACCGCTCCGAGTCGTCGCCCCGCTATGCCGCCCACGAGGTGGCCCGGCAGCGTGCGGCGGAGAATGGGGCGCTCCTCCTCCTCGCCAGCGCCACCCCCAGCACCGAGAGCTTCTACGCGGCCCGGCAGGGCCGCACCCAGCTCGTCCGGCTCACCCAGCGCTACGGCGGCAACCCGCTGCCCAGCGTGAAGATCGTGGATATGCGGGCTGAGCTGGCGGCGGGCAACCCCCGGGAGATCAGCCTTGCGATGGAGGACGCCATCCGGCGCAACCTCGACGCGGGCAAGCAGACCATCCTGCTGCTCAACCGGCGGGGCTATCAGACCATGGCTCAGTGCGACGACTGCCGCGAGGTGCTCAAGTGCCCCAAGTGCAGCGTCCCCATGGTCTACCACAAGGCGGGCCACAAGCTGCTCTGCCACTACTGCGGCACCCAGCTGGACCCGCCCCCCAAGACCTGCCCCGCCTGCGGCGGAAAGCTGCTCTACCGGGGCTTCGGCACCCAGAAGGCCGAGGAGGAATTGGCGGAGCTGTTCCCCGAGGCCCGGGTGCTGCGGATGGATCAGGACTCCACCGCCGCTAAGGACGCCCACGAAAAGCTGCTGGCGAAGTTCGCCCGGCACGAGTACGACATCATGGTGGGTACCCAGATGGTGGCCAAGGGCCTCGACTTTGAGGATGTGACCCTTGTGGGGGTGCTGGGCATCGACTCGCTCCTCTTCGCGCAGGGTTTCCGGGCCTACGAGACGGTGTTCAGCCTCATCACGCAGGTGGTGGGCCGCTCCGGCCGGGCCAAGGACCCGGGCTTTGCCATCATCCAGACCACCGACCCTGACAACCCCGTCCTGAACCTCGCCGCTGCGCAGGACTATGACGCCTTTTTCGAGCAGGAGATCGCCTACCGCAGGTTAGGACTTTACCCGCCCTTCTGCGGCCTCTGCGTCGTGGGCTTCTCCGGGCCGAAGGAGATCGAGGTGGCCCGGGCCGCAGCCCGCTTTGCGGCGCTGCTGGGCCGTCAGGCCGCGCAGCAGCCCGACCTGCCCCTGCGGGTGCTCGGCCCCACCCCCGGCAACATCGAAAAGATCAACGAGAACTACCGCTACAAGCTCACCATCAAGTGCCGGGCGGACAGGCGCTTCCGCGACCTTGTCCGCCAGACCCTCGGCCTCTACGAGCAGGAAAAACTGCCCGCTAAGGCTACTGTGGCCGTGGATATGCACTCGGACGGTGATATTTGA
- the def gene encoding peptide deformylase — protein sequence MAIRNIVKEGDPILNKVCRPVTNFDDRLATLLDDMRETMIAADGVGLAGPQVGMLRRVFVVWDTTDAPEEIPENYEYKFIDFVNPEILAVSEDEETAYEGCLSFPGHNGAVTRPVAVKVRAQDRHGEWFELEAEDLLARCIQHENDHLDGITIMESSEFFYEDTEEGRAAAAKKKEND from the coding sequence ATGGCTATCCGCAACATTGTGAAAGAGGGCGACCCCATCCTGAATAAGGTCTGCCGCCCTGTGACCAACTTCGACGACCGTCTGGCCACCCTGCTGGACGATATGCGCGAGACGATGATCGCCGCCGACGGCGTGGGCCTCGCAGGCCCGCAGGTGGGGATGCTGCGCCGCGTCTTCGTGGTGTGGGACACCACCGACGCCCCCGAGGAGATCCCCGAGAACTACGAGTACAAGTTCATCGACTTCGTGAACCCTGAGATCCTGGCCGTGTCCGAGGACGAGGAGACTGCCTACGAGGGCTGCCTGTCCTTCCCGGGCCACAACGGCGCGGTCACCCGCCCGGTGGCTGTCAAGGTGCGTGCACAGGACCGTCACGGGGAGTGGTTCGAGCTGGAGGCCGAGGACCTGCTGGCCCGCTGCATCCAGCACGAGAACGACCATCTGGACGGCATCACCATCATGGAGTCCAGCGAGTTCTTCTATGAGGACACCGAGGAGGGCCGCGCCGCTGCCGCCAAGAAGAAGGAGAACGACTGA
- a CDS encoding DUF370 domain-containing protein has translation MKLINIGFGNLVSAGRVVAVVSPDSAPVKRLVKEARERGMLIDASYGRSTRAVLVMDSDHVVLSALTPETVAGRAAGQPEGKTTEEEQ, from the coding sequence ATGAAGCTCATCAACATCGGCTTTGGCAATCTGGTCAGTGCCGGGCGGGTGGTGGCTGTGGTCAGCCCCGACTCCGCGCCGGTCAAGCGTCTGGTGAAGGAGGCGCGGGAGCGGGGGATGCTCATTGATGCATCCTATGGCCGCAGCACCCGGGCCGTGCTCGTCATGGACTCCGACCATGTAGTCCTTTCGGCCCTGACGCCCGAGACGGTGGCAGGCCGCGCAGCGGGCCAGCCGGAAGGGAAAACGACAGAAGAGGAGCAGTAA
- the pknB gene encoding Stk1 family PASTA domain-containing Ser/Thr kinase — MDNLIGKTLDGLYTIRELIGTGGMANVYKAVVTAPGGPVPEGTVVAVKVLRQELMHDADLVRRFKNESKAISLLNHPNIVKVYDVSVSENLQYIVMECVEGMTLREYLNERGGKITSRETVHFIGQILRALDHAHRNGVVHRDIKPQNIMLLDNGQLRMMDFGIARISRAENQIQNGRKAMGSVHYISPEQARGDETDPKSDLYSVGVMMYEMLSGKLPFDADDMVEVARKQITDDPKPLAELAPEVPLGLVQITERAMAKLPVNRYASAAEMLEALDAYVRDPSITFDYQYVKEEVPEKAVNEPMAEKRTIRRPPEAQKTRTKAKKKKPGAFMPVLLGITAAFALACAALCWVILSDSSNIMNKKADIVLSDFSGMTQDEVNASPQVASGQVVVNWEQEYSNDYAAGHVYKQSPVAGRTVREGQSVTLTVSLGVHYVTVPDLTNYVQADGEQQLKDLGVSVLVTQAVDESVAAGSIIRTDPAAGSQVAAGTTVVIYVSRPQVATTTKVPSLIGMSVNDARTLLVQKKLGLGGQTEQYSDQPVGTIISQSPGEGASAKLNTRVSVVVSAGPEPAPEPEAPSESTSSSGGGWWSGLFGSGSSSSSSTAASESSSASSGSTGGGLGDWWTSWLG, encoded by the coding sequence ATGGATAATCTCATCGGGAAGACGCTGGATGGGCTTTACACCATCCGGGAGCTGATCGGCACCGGTGGGATGGCCAACGTCTATAAGGCTGTGGTGACGGCCCCCGGCGGGCCTGTGCCGGAGGGGACGGTCGTGGCCGTCAAGGTGCTGCGGCAGGAGCTGATGCACGACGCCGACCTTGTCCGCCGCTTCAAGAACGAATCCAAGGCCATCTCCCTGCTCAACCACCCCAACATCGTGAAGGTGTATGACGTTTCCGTCAGCGAGAACTTACAGTATATCGTCATGGAGTGTGTGGAGGGCATGACCCTCCGGGAGTACCTCAACGAGCGGGGCGGTAAGATCACCAGCCGCGAGACCGTCCACTTCATCGGCCAGATCCTCCGCGCCCTCGACCACGCCCACCGCAACGGCGTCGTCCACCGGGACATCAAGCCCCAGAACATCATGCTGCTGGACAACGGCCAGCTGCGGATGATGGACTTCGGCATCGCCCGCATCTCCCGGGCGGAGAACCAGATCCAGAACGGCCGGAAGGCGATGGGCAGCGTCCACTATATCAGCCCCGAACAGGCGAGGGGAGACGAGACCGACCCCAAGAGCGACCTGTACTCGGTGGGCGTCATGATGTACGAGATGCTCTCGGGCAAGCTCCCCTTCGACGCAGACGACATGGTGGAGGTGGCCCGCAAGCAGATCACGGACGACCCGAAGCCGCTGGCCGAGCTGGCCCCCGAGGTGCCGCTGGGCCTCGTCCAGATCACAGAGCGCGCCATGGCAAAGCTGCCGGTGAACCGGTACGCCAGCGCCGCCGAGATGCTGGAAGCGCTGGACGCCTATGTGCGCGACCCGTCCATCACGTTCGACTATCAGTATGTAAAAGAGGAAGTCCCCGAAAAGGCGGTGAATGAACCTATGGCAGAAAAGCGGACCATCCGCAGACCGCCCGAGGCGCAGAAAACGCGCACCAAGGCGAAAAAGAAGAAGCCCGGCGCCTTTATGCCGGTGCTGCTGGGCATCACGGCGGCCTTTGCGCTGGCCTGCGCGGCCCTGTGCTGGGTCATCCTGAGCGACTCGAGCAACATCATGAACAAGAAAGCCGACATCGTGCTGAGCGATTTCAGCGGCATGACGCAGGACGAGGTGAACGCCTCCCCGCAGGTGGCCTCCGGGCAGGTGGTCGTCAACTGGGAGCAGGAGTACAGCAACGACTACGCCGCCGGTCATGTCTACAAGCAGTCGCCGGTGGCGGGCCGCACCGTCCGCGAGGGCCAGAGCGTGACCCTCACCGTCAGCCTCGGCGTCCATTACGTCACCGTCCCCGACCTGACCAACTATGTGCAGGCCGACGGCGAACAGCAGCTCAAGGATCTGGGCGTCTCGGTGCTGGTGACGCAGGCCGTGGATGAATCGGTGGCCGCAGGCTCCATCATCCGCACCGATCCCGCCGCAGGCAGTCAGGTGGCCGCAGGCACCACCGTCGTCATCTACGTCAGCCGCCCGCAGGTGGCCACCACCACCAAGGTGCCCAGCCTCATCGGCATGAGCGTGAACGACGCCCGCACCCTGCTGGTGCAGAAGAAGCTGGGCCTCGGCGGCCAGACCGAGCAGTACAGCGACCAGCCCGTGGGCACCATCATCAGCCAGTCGCCCGGCGAGGGCGCATCGGCCAAGCTCAACACCCGCGTCAGCGTGGTGGTCAGCGCAGGGCCGGAGCCTGCACCGGAACCGGAAGCCCCCAGCGAGAGCACCAGCAGCTCCGGCGGCGGCTGGTGGAGCGGCCTGTTCGGCAGCGGCAGCTCGTCCTCGTCCAGCACTGCCGCCAGCGAGAGCAGCAGCGCCTCCTCCGGGAGCACCGGCGGCGGCCTCGGCGACTGGTGGACGTCGTGGCTGGGGTAA
- a CDS encoding Stp1/IreP family PP2C-type Ser/Thr phosphatase: MKLAGKTDVGSVRQENQDDYRAGELPGGAAWGLVCDGMGGARGGREASLSACDVIEHCFLEQYAQCLPGDEESFLKRALISANRFVFQKASRVEELAGMGTTAVCALVRGGTAYLCHAGDSRAYLCREGKLTQLTHDHSYVQELVDCGTITPEEAEHHPQKNIITRALGVDYRLEPEFTSCPVQQGDLLLLCTDGLTNVLPKDKMEELLTKGGFYDIPDRLVDAANAGGGPDNITALLLGVEPLEVKHG; encoded by the coding sequence ATGAAACTTGCAGGAAAAACAGACGTCGGCAGCGTCCGGCAGGAGAATCAGGACGACTACCGGGCGGGGGAGCTGCCCGGCGGCGCGGCATGGGGGCTTGTGTGCGACGGCATGGGCGGCGCAAGAGGAGGCCGTGAGGCCTCGCTGAGCGCCTGCGATGTCATCGAGCACTGCTTCCTTGAACAGTACGCCCAGTGTCTGCCCGGCGACGAGGAGAGCTTCCTGAAGCGGGCGCTCATCAGCGCCAACCGCTTCGTCTTCCAGAAAGCCTCCCGGGTGGAGGAGCTTGCGGGGATGGGCACCACGGCGGTCTGCGCCCTCGTGCGGGGCGGGACGGCCTACCTCTGCCACGCGGGCGACTCCCGCGCCTACCTCTGCCGGGAGGGGAAGCTCACCCAGCTGACCCACGACCACTCCTATGTGCAGGAGCTGGTGGACTGCGGCACCATCACCCCCGAGGAGGCCGAGCATCACCCCCAGAAGAACATCATCACCCGGGCGCTGGGCGTGGACTACCGCCTTGAGCCGGAGTTCACCAGCTGCCCCGTCCAGCAGGGCGACCTGCTGCTGCTCTGCACCGACGGCCTCACCAACGTCCTGCCCAAGGACAAGATGGAGGAGCTGCTGACCAAAGGCGGGTTCTACGACATCCCCGACCGGCTGGTGGACGCCGCCAACGCGGGCGGAGGCCCCGACAACATCACCGCGCTGCTGCTGGGTGTGGAGCCGCTGGAGGTGAAGCATGGATAA